DNA sequence from the Ruminococcus albus 7 = DSM 20455 genome:
TTCATATCACCATGCCATATGATCTCACGCATTTCGGGATCAATAACTTTAAGAACATTCAGAGTGGGGCAGTTTCCGAAATATACATTCTGGTCAGATGTTCCGTTGAGCACCAAAGTAGTGTAAGTGTCTGTGTTCATTATGAAACCGCTGTCAGCACTGATGTTGCCGCTTACGGTAACAATGCCTGCATCCTGCAGAATTCCGTGGTTTTCTTTAATAAGGTAAGTCACAAGATCGCCATTGATGTTAACCTCGTCGCGATCATTTGAAAGGATCAGGTCAGGAGAAGTATAGTTCATAATATTACCGATGGAATAGGTGCCATTAACATTCAGTGAGCCACTATTACAGATGATCGCACCTTCGGAATGATCAAGATTACCATAGATAGTGAGGGAACCGCCATTAATGTCAACAAAATTAGACTTGGCAATGCTGCAGTCACCATTAACGACCATGCTATAGTATGCAAGATTAATGTCTCCAAGGTTCAGACTATTACTTTGAACGTGAATGTCACTATCGAGATTTCTGACATTCATATCACCATGCCATATGATCTCACGCATTTCGGGATCAATAACTTTAAGAACATTCAGAGTGGGGCAGTTTCCGAAATATACATTCTGGTCAGATGTTCCGTTGAGCACCAAAGTAGTGTAAGTGTCTGTGTTCATTATGAAACCGCTGTCAGCACTGATGTTGCCGCTTACGGTAACAATGCCTGCATCCTGCAGAATTCCGTGGTTTTCATTGATAAGGTAAGTCACAAGATCACCATTGATGTTAACCTCGTCGCAATCATATGAAAGGATCAGGTCAGGAGAAGTATAGTTCATAGTATTTCCGATGGAATAGGTGCCATTAACATTCAGTGAGCCACTATTACAGATGATCGCACCTTCGGAATGATCAAGATTACCATAGATAGTGAGGGACCCGCCATTAATGTCAACAAAATTAGACTTGGCAATGCTGCAGTCACCGTTAACGACCATGCTATAGTTTGCAAGATTAATGTCTCCAAGGTTCAGATCATTACTTTGAACGTGAATGTCACTATCGAGATTTCTGACATTCATATCACCATGCCATATGATCTCACGCATTTCGGGATCAATAACTTTAAGAACATTCAGAGTGGGGCAGTTTCCGAAATATACATTCTGGTCAGATGTTCCGTTGAGCACCAAAGTAGTGTAAGTGTCTGTGTTCATTATGAAACCGCTGTCAGCACTGATGTTGCCGCTTACGGTAACAATGCCTGCATCCTGCAGAATTCCGTGGTTTTCTTTAATAAGGTAAGTCACAAGATCGCCATTGATGTTAACCTCGTCGCGATCATTTGAAAGGATCAGGTCAGGAGAAGTATAGTTCATAATATTACCGATGGAATAGGTGCCATTAACATTCAGTGAGCCACTATTACAGATGATCGCACCTTCGGAATGATCAAGATTACCATTAACGGTCAGACTAAATCCATTCAGGTCTACATCTGCTGAAACAATAAGATTTCCGTCAACTACGGTATCTTCGGTAAGTGATACAGGCTTATTCCATGTCGTGGTCTCGCTTGCGACCGCCAGACGGGTTACGGCAGCTGCTTCACCGACGTTCTCAGAGATCGCTGCCTGAGCATCATCAACTGAAGCCGCATAGGTCGTTGCTGCAGGTACTGCTGCAACTGTCAACGCCACAGCACTTGCTGTAGTGATTATGTTTCTAATTCTGCATTTCATTGTATTTCCTCCTTATGCATATCACATAGATCGAATTACGTCCTTTCTACAAAAAGACGTGAAATATTAAAAAATATTACAAATACATTATAGCATAGCAGTTACTGCAAGTCAATCGTTAAAGAATCACATTTAGAGTGTTGACAGAAAACTAACGAAAATCATCTATGTCAATTGTATATACTGCATTTATTGTCTTAAAAAATGTGGCGCTGCAAAAAAACGCACTGCACACCGTTTTTTTGTTCAAAAGACATTGTTATTTTAAACTATAGTAACAAATTATTATGCCGTGTATGCTATAATCATGATGACTAATTGTCGAACAGATGTTAAGTCTGTTCAATGTGTATAGATATGAAAGGGATAATTTTATGAAAAACACAAACATCAGGAGCAGTCTTATAAAAAGACTTGCTGCAAGCGGCATTTCGCTTTGTCTGGCAGTTTCGGTACTTCAGACAGAAGCAGATGCGGCGGGTATGAAAACGGTAGATGAGATAAGCTACAAGGAGACCCTTGAAGATACTCATAATCCTTACAGAGGGTTTTATCAGGCTTTTGTTGTAAGTTACAAACGCAATAAGTCCAATTGTAAAGCGCAGGCTTCGACACTTGAGGAACTTGATGAACTTGCGTCAGAATATCATCTTATCCATTTACTGATAGATCTTTCTGATTTTTCAGCACAGAACAGAAAGGGGCAGAATGCTGTAAAACATTCTGCCGACGCAAATATCGATCCTTCAAATGACGATGTTGAAGAAGCGCTGGGGCAGCTTCTGGAAAGGCTGAGAAATAACGGTCAGAGCGCTGTTATACGCTTTGCTTATGACTACAAATACAGCGGGATCACATCTGACGGCACAGATGAAAATGGTGACCCCTCTTACAGAACTGTATGGGAACCCACTGATGACAGCATCATAGAACAGCATCAGGAAAAAGTAGGTGCGGTGATCAGTAAGTATACCGATGTGATAGCTTCCGTTGAATGCGGTATCATAGGACCATGGGGAGAGATGCATACTTCTGAACGAACAGATTCAGAAAGCGAGAAAAAGATAATCGGCAAATGGCTTGAGGTATTGCCGGATGATATGACAGTAAATGTTCGCAAGCCATCCGATTTCTGTGCATGGAGCGGAATTGAACTTGAAAATATTGATAAGTATACTGCCGGGAAAGGTACAGATGCTTACAGGATAGGTATGTACAATGACGGTTATCTCGGTTCGGTCAGCGATCTTGGCACTTATGACGACAGAAAAAAAGAGATAGCATGGCTAAAGACACAGACCGACCACACGCTTTTTGGCGGTGAACTCGTCCAATGGGACAATGAGGAGGGTGGTACTCCGCTGAATAATATCGCCTTTTTTGAGAAAGAAGGTTTCAAGACTCACACATCATATCTTAATAAGGACTGGCACGATGATGTCATGGACGGTTTCAGAAGTACTACATATAACGGCGGCGATCCATTCTATAAGGGCAAGACCACAGAGTTTGAATATCTCCGCAACCGTATGGGATATAGGTTCGTGGTACGTAATGTACGCATGACCACCGGGATTTCTCCCTATGAGAATTTTGAACTTGAAACTGCAATCGAGAATGTAGGTTTCGGCAATCTCATCAAAAACGAACAGACCTCCGTCATCATCAAGGGTAATGGTCTTGAAAAAGAGTTCAAGCTGTGGGAACTTGATGAAGGTAAGGGTGAGAAAGCTTCAAATTACGCACCGCAGAAGTGGCTGAGCGGTTCTTCGCTTACTGAAAGAAAAACCAACATCATGTCAGCCGAACTTGATTTGCCGAATGATATGCCTGTCGGAAATTATAAAGTGTATATCAAGATAGCCAACAGAAAAAACGGCGAGGGCGAATACCCCATACGTTTTTCAAATGCGGGCAGCAACGTATATGACAGCAAGCTTAAAGCAAACTTTGTAGGAAGTTTAAAGATAAGTAAACCATATAAAGGTGATGTTAACAATGACGGCAAGTTAAACGGTTATGACTTGCTCCTTCTGAAACAGCGTATCCTAAATTTAGTCAGTGATAAAGAACTGGATATGAAAAACGCAGATGTCAACCGTGACGGCAGAGTTAACATCATGGATTATGTTGAATTATACAAGATCTGCAGATAAGAACCTCTTATACCGCTTATCCCTATAATGCAGCTGCAAAGAAAGATCGCGTAGCTGTATAAGGAATAGGCGGATTTTTTATTAGATATATAATGATTTTTAAAACGTTGAGATGCCTATGGAGTTAAATGATTAACAAGAATCGGATTAATGTTATCGATTAATTTGTGGTTATTTAAAATAATTTAAAGAACCCATTGACAAATTATTACGTACATGATAAACTGATAGCATAATTTTTTTATTAGGAGGAACAAAAAATGAAAAGTAAAAAGATCATTTCGGGTCTGCTGGCGCTGAGCTTTGTATTCGGCGGCACAGCACTGCCCAACACAGTAGTAAACAACAGCGTGTCAGCTTCGGCAAGTGTTGAAGAAATTGCAGAAGAGGCAGAAGTGCTTACATACGGTGACTATAAGTACAAATTGCTTGATGATGGAACTGCTGAGATAGTAGAGTACACTGGTGATTGTACAGAAATCGAAGAGAATGGTACAGAAGAGATCGAGATACCCAGTGAGCTCAATGGCGCGATTGTTACAAGTATTGGTTATCATGCATTTTTTTGTCACATGGAACTTGGAAGTATCACATTACCAAAAGACCTGAAGAATATTGGTGATGGTGCTTTTAAAGATTGTAATGGTTTGAGTAGCATTGTAATTCCTGATGGTGTTGAGTGCATAGGTGATGATGCATTTAGATCTTGCCGTGTACTTAGTAGCGTCACTTTTTCTAAAAATCTGAAGTATATAGGTAAAGAAGCTTTTAGATATTGCTCATGTCTTCATGATATTGTTATACCTGATGGTGTGGAGTATATAGGAGAACGTGCTTTTGCAAAATTTGACAGTTCCTCTGATAATGATATTGGTTACTATTTACACTATAGTGTTACGATTCCTAAAAGTGTAACCTTTATAGGTGATAATGCGTTTAATAATTTCTCTATTGCTTCGTATGCTTTTAAGCCAGCAAAGGATTATATAATAAATTGCTACAAAGATTCAGCTGCACATAATTATGCTTTAGTTAACGGCAACAACTTCAATGTAATTGATGCTGGTGATAGCAAAACAAAATATCCCGAGCTGATCAAGGAAGAATACAGTCCGAAATTCCATAAGTTCCGCCTGAATTGGACAGCAGTAGAGGGTGCGGAACAGTACGGCATTGCAGTTAGACTGGCAGGAAAGTGGAAAGTTCAGGCTTACGTTGATGCTGATACCACTAAATACGTTACACCTAAGCTGACATCAGGTCAGAATTATCAAACTGTTATCTGTGCAAAGGTCAACGGCAAGTGGGATACTTCCGTACTAAACAACAGGGCATTCCCCCTTGTTGTAAGGTAATATTGATAAAAATTTAATATAGCACAAAAGACACTTCCGCTTGAAAAAGAAGGAGTGTCTTTTTGTTGGTTTGGTGAATATTGGCGGGAAGTTTGGGTTTTCTATTGACATCGGGCGGGAATCATACTATAATGTTTATGAATTAATTATTACGTTTCGGAGGTCTTTTACGGTGGATAAGAGAGTCGTGGTATATAAAGTGATGCGGACGGTGCTTGCGCCGCTGTTTTATGTGCTGTTTCAGCCGAAGATAATTGGCGCGGGGAATATCCCGAAGAACGGGGCGGCGGTCATTGCGGGCAATCACAAGCACGCCCTCGACCCTATCCTCGTGGATATCAGCACTCGCAGGACTGTTCGCACACTTGCCAAAAAAGACCTGCATGACAGTGCTTTCGGCTGGTTCTTCAGGAGTTCGGGCACTATCCCCGTAGACCTCCATGCAAAGCATAATCCCGAAGCCCTGCGTGCCGCTAAGGAAGCCCTCCGCGATGGTGAACTTGTGAATGTTTCCCCCGAGGCGAAGCGAAATTATACCGATGAACTGCTTCTGCCTTTCAAGTACGGTGCGGCTGTTATGGCAGAGGATACAGGGGCGGTCATCGTTCCTTATGCGATAGCAGGGAAGTACAAGCCTTTCGGCGGACTGACTATAATATTCGGCAAGCCTTTCAAAGCCACGGGCGATGCGGAAAAGACCAACAGAAAACTCTACAACAGCATTGCCGCCCTGTTAAAAAGGGTCATGCCGAATGAAGAGTTAGAGTCCAAAAAAATAACCTCTTTTGAAGAATGGAGCAGCAGAAATGAAAAGACATCTTGAATACCCCGATTGTTCGCTGTATCGATATCTTGTCATGACAGCGAAGAAATATCCCGATCATACCGCACTGAACTATTTCGGAAACAAGCTGACTTTCCGCCGGCTTATCGGTGAGATAGGCAGAACAGCCCGCGCACTTACAGCGGCAGGTGTAAAAAAAGGCGACAGCGTTTCCGTCTGCCTGCCGAATATCCCCCAGGCGGTATTCCTGTTTTACGCCATAAACAAAGTGGGTGCAGTGGCGAACATGATACATCCGATGTCTGCGGAAAACGAGATAATCCGATATATGGAACTCACCGAGAGCAAATATGTTTTCTTCCTTGATTCCGTTTCGGATAAAATGAGAAAGGTTTGCATGAGGGTCTGCCCCGAAAAGGCCGTGGCTGTCAGTGTCATCAACTATATGCCGCCTGTTATACAGGCGGGATATTTTGCAAAGCTTAAAGGCAAACTACCGGATCATGCAGGGCTTGACAGCTGGTCAGATTTTAATGCGGAGGCAAAGAATATCACAAGCAATATCAATGTGAACTCCGCTCCCGATGATACTGCGGCGATACTTTACAGCGGAGGAACTACGGGTGTGCCCAAGGGCATAATGCTGACTAACCGCAACTTCAACGCCCTTGCCGACCAGAGTATCGACGGCTGCGGCAATCTGTACGCAGGAGAGAAGATGCTTTCGGTAATGCCTGTATTCCACGGCTTCGGGCTGGGGGTATGCATACATACTATTTTAATACTGGGGGGGACGGCGATAATTCTGCCGAAATTCTCTGCGGCTGAATTCCATAAGCTTCTTTTCAAATACAAGCCTAATATAATCGCGGGAGTACCTGCCATATATGAAGCTATGCTTATGAACAAGGATTTCGACGACAAGGATATGAGTTTCATCAAGACAGTTATATCGGGCGGAGATTCACTTTCTCCGAGTTCAAAGAAAAAGCTGAACGAACTTCTTGCTTCCCACGGCAGCAAAGCGCGTGTTAGAGAGGGCTACGGTCTGACAGAGTGCGTAACAGGCTGCTGTCTGCTGCCCGAGGATTCCGACAAGCTTGAAAGCGTAGGTCTGCCCTATGCCGATACCTATTTCAAGATAGTTGATACCGAGGGCAACGAACTTCCTGTGGGTGAAACAGGCGAGATAATACTCCGCGGCACAACTGTAATGAAAGGCTATTACAAGGCAGAGGAAGAAACTGCCGATACTCTGCGTATGCACGAAGACGGAAATATCTGGCTGCACACAGGCGACTTGGGCTATATGGATAAAGAGGGATATGTGTATTTCAGACAAAGGCTGAAACGTATGATTGTTTCGGGGGGATACAACATCTACCCTCAGAATATCGAGGAAGTAATAAATTCTCACCGCGATGTGGTAATGTGTGCCGTTGTGGGTGTGGAAGATAAGATACTGGGCGAAAAGGTAAGGGCGTATGTAGTTCCCAAAGAGGGCGTTAATGAGGATATGCTACGCGATGAACTCAAAGAAATGCTGAAAAAGGATATAGCGGTATACGCCCTGCCCAGAGATATAAGATTCAGGGAAAGTCTGCCGAAAACCCTTGTGGGCAAGGTGGATTATCTTGCGCTGAAAGCTGAGGAGTGATATCTATGGATAACAGAAAAATATTGCTTGTCCACCCCGAGATATCCAGGACAAAATATAATTTTGCGGGGATAATCGACAACGAACCCCTTGAACTAGAATACATCTGCACCGTTCTGAAAGATGCAGGATATGAACCTTTTATATGGGACGGTCAGGTCGAAGAACAGCCATTTGTAAAGCGCCTTGCGGAGATATCTCCCTTTGCGGTGTACGTATGCGGAAGAACAAGGCAGGAAAATTTCATGAAAGAGTACTGCCGTGCTGCTAAGGATATTGGCTGTATCACCATGATAGGCGGACTTCACGCACAGCACAACAACAAGAGGTTCTATGAAAGCTATATCGATTTTGTGTTCAGGAGTTTTGATATATTCGGTATTGTGAATGTGCTTGAAAACAAAGCCCTCGACACGGTGAACGGACTCTGCATAAACCACGGAAACCGCTGGGTGGAGAATGAGGCAACTCCCTTTGATATCAAACGTCTGCCCCGCCCCGACAGAAGCTATTTTTATGCCCACCCCCGCTACCGCTATCTTGAATTACAGCCCTGCGCCCATGTGAGGACTGCATACTGCTGTCCCTACAAGTGTAAATTCTGCTACCGCAACAGGCTGAACTGCGGAACTTACTCCGCAAGAGATATCGCAGATGTGGTGGACGAGATAGCTTCAATAGAATGTGATAATATATATTTCATCGATGACGATTTTCTCTTTGGTGAAAAGCGCCTTGAAGAATTTATCCGCCTTGTAAAGGAAAGGGGCATACACAAAAAGTATGTCTGCTACGGCAGAGCGGATTTCATATCAAAGCACCGCGACCTTATGAAGCGCCTGAAAGAGATAGGTTTCTACTATGTGCTGGTAGGACTTGAAGCGGCGGACGACAAGCATCTGTACCGCTATAATAAAAAGTCCGACCTTTACGCCAATTCTGCGGCGGTGGAGATACTCAACGATCTGGGTATAAACGCTATGGGTATGTTCATAGTTGATCTGGATTTCAAGGCACGGGATTTCAGGGATATCTCAAAATGGGTGAGAAAGCACAAACTCAAACACGCGGCTGTATCCATATTCACCCCCGAGATGAACAGCGAACTGTTTGAAGAATACCGAAGCCGCCTTATCACCCGTGACCCCTCCCACTGGGACTATCTCCATGTTGTGGCAAAGCCTGCCCACATGAGTGTAAAGCGGTATTATATGCATTATCATATCCTCATCGGCAGACTGTTCCTGCGGGCATGGCGGCAGGGGATATATGATTTTATCGACTATAAATTCTTTATAGGTTCGATAGTTAAAAATATGTTCAGGTTCGGAGGATAGCATGGGAGAAGTATATAAGAATCCAGTTAAAAAAATGATACCAAGCAAGCTGGAAACAGGATTTCAGCAGTTTTTATACAAGCACGTGGGTCCCCATATACCAAAGGGCATGACACCTAATCAGATGACCACGGTCAGTGCGCTGGGGGGAGTTTTCGCCATAGTTATGACACTTCTTACCAACCTGTCGTCATGGTTCTGGCTTGGTACAATAGCAGGTCTGGCGGTGCATCTTGTGGCAGATGACCTTGACGGCTATATAGCAAGGTCGAGGGGGCTGTCCTCAAAAGCGGGTGCGTATTACGACCTTATGGTGGATATACTTTTCTCAACATTTCTGATAATATCTATAGGTATGACTCCTGCGGCACATCTTCTGCCAATGGCGCTGGCGGCACCCCTTTACGGCATCATGAATGTAACCATGATGAACTATATCATCTATTTCAACGAATTCCAGTTTCCGCGCTTAGGCCCTATCGAAGCCCATATCAGCTATACCGTGATAGCGATATGCGCCATGATATTCAAGGAAAATGAGGTATTCACTGTTTTTGGTCACGGTGTGACAGTAGTGGATATCATAGCAGTCATCGCCATGATACCCATGTACTATGAAATGATACGCATGATAATAGCCCTGTTCAAACGGCTGGAGGCCAGTCAGAGATGAGATATATCTACATCGTGCTGATAAAGGCGCATACAGGTCTTGGGAGCGTTGCGCGAAAATTTACACGCTATCCCTACACTCATATAGCAGTCTGCCTTGATAAGTCACTGACGGACTATATCAGCTTTTCCAGAAGATACCATTACTATCCCTTTGAAGCGGGCTTCACCCACGAATACCGCGATTATTACGCATTCGGTGAACACAGGGATTACGGCGTGAAAGTCTTTCGCCTGCCTGTGGAAGAAGATGCCTATGCTGATATCCTTACCTTTATAAAAGACCGTGAAAACGGAGGATATCTCTTCAATGTGTACTCAATGGCGACTATGCCGCTGATAGGTGGTTTCAGGATAGCAGGTGCTGAAAACTGCATGAGTTTTACGTCGCAGATGATAGAGAAAAGCAGGGCTGTAAAACTCGCCAAGCCATACTGGAGGTATTCTATCAGGGATATAGATGAACTGCTAATTAAATTTCAATATTTTACAGGCAGGATAAGAAAACGTCCATGCGATTTTCACCCTGAATATATGCAGAAGTTCTGCATAAAGCGATATCTGAAGGGTATGGTCAGGCTTATGATCCCGCTGACGAAACGGCTTATAACCGGGCAAAAATGAACGTTGGTCATATTGTAAGGGCGAATAAGAGAAAAAATAATATACATGATCAAGCGCATATTTTTTGATAATATGCGCTTTTACTGTATAAGAAATATGAATATTATACTAAAACAAGTTGAAATCTTATATTTTTATTGACATCACTGCTGAAATATGCTAAAATAAAACTAAGAATGTGATAAATAGATGAAAGGCGTTGTGAAGTATAATGAAGCTGATCTATGACGTAGATGCTAAGCCGAAAACAGGGCAGATAATCGTTTTTGCCCTTCAGCAGATGCTGGCGATACTGGCAGCAACGATCGCTGTACCAGTTATAATCGGCAACGGACTTACCCCTGCCGCCGCGATGTTTGGTGCAGGTGTGGGAACACTGGTGTATGTGGCGTTCACCAAGAAGAAAAGCCCTGTATTTCTGGGATCTTCCTTTGCTTTTATAGGTTCGATGTCCGCCGCATTTGCAGGTGCCGCGACGATGCAGCTGGGTATGCTGGGCATAATCATAGGTGCGATAGCTGCAGGACTTGTATATGTGGTTATAGCCGCGCTTATAGGCATTGTCGGTGTTGACTGGCTTGGCAAGCTGATGCCGCCTGTGGTCATAGGTCCTACTGTAGCGATAATCGGTCTTTCTCTTGCTGGGAATGCCATAGGCGATCTGCAGAAAAGTGATGTTACCGATGTGGCAGGTGCTAAGTATGTTTCTATGATATGCGGTCTTATCACTCTTGCGGTGACTATGCTGTGCTCCACCTACGGCAAAAAGATGCTTCGTCTTGTGCCATTTGTTATGGGCATACTTGCCGGCTATGGGGCGGCGGTGATATTCACAGTGATAGGTGATGCCGCAGATATCGAAGCACTTAAAATAATTGATCTTTCGGTATTTTCAAAGGTCATGTTTCCTGATGGTAACGTTTCCGCGGAAAGCTTTTTCAAGCTCCCCGACCTTGTTTTCCTTGAGGGCTTCAAGGGCTTCGGTGAACTTACAGGCAGCTATCTGGTAACAGTTCTTGTGGCTTATGTCCCTGTGGCACTGGTAGTATTTGCTGAACACGTTGCCGACCATAAAAACCTGTCTTCCGTTATCGGCAGAGATCTTCTTAAAGAACCCGGACTTTCAAGGACACTTCTTGGTGACGGTATAGGATCCATGGCAGGCGCATTTTTCGGCGGCTGTCCCAATACCACCTACGGCGAAAGCGTGGGCTGT
Encoded proteins:
- a CDS encoding leucine-rich repeat domain-containing protein; the protein is MKSKKIISGLLALSFVFGGTALPNTVVNNSVSASASVEEIAEEAEVLTYGDYKYKLLDDGTAEIVEYTGDCTEIEENGTEEIEIPSELNGAIVTSIGYHAFFCHMELGSITLPKDLKNIGDGAFKDCNGLSSIVIPDGVECIGDDAFRSCRVLSSVTFSKNLKYIGKEAFRYCSCLHDIVIPDGVEYIGERAFAKFDSSSDNDIGYYLHYSVTIPKSVTFIGDNAFNNFSIASYAFKPAKDYIINCYKDSAAHNYALVNGNNFNVIDAGDSKTKYPELIKEEYSPKFHKFRLNWTAVEGAEQYGIAVRLAGKWKVQAYVDADTTKYVTPKLTSGQNYQTVICAKVNGKWDTSVLNNRAFPLVVR
- a CDS encoding lysophospholipid acyltransferase family protein; translation: MDKRVVVYKVMRTVLAPLFYVLFQPKIIGAGNIPKNGAAVIAGNHKHALDPILVDISTRRTVRTLAKKDLHDSAFGWFFRSSGTIPVDLHAKHNPEALRAAKEALRDGELVNVSPEAKRNYTDELLLPFKYGAAVMAEDTGAVIVPYAIAGKYKPFGGLTIIFGKPFKATGDAEKTNRKLYNSIAALLKRVMPNEELESKKITSFEEWSSRNEKTS
- a CDS encoding class I adenylate-forming enzyme family protein, producing the protein MKRHLEYPDCSLYRYLVMTAKKYPDHTALNYFGNKLTFRRLIGEIGRTARALTAAGVKKGDSVSVCLPNIPQAVFLFYAINKVGAVANMIHPMSAENEIIRYMELTESKYVFFLDSVSDKMRKVCMRVCPEKAVAVSVINYMPPVIQAGYFAKLKGKLPDHAGLDSWSDFNAEAKNITSNINVNSAPDDTAAILYSGGTTGVPKGIMLTNRNFNALADQSIDGCGNLYAGEKMLSVMPVFHGFGLGVCIHTILILGGTAIILPKFSAAEFHKLLFKYKPNIIAGVPAIYEAMLMNKDFDDKDMSFIKTVISGGDSLSPSSKKKLNELLASHGSKARVREGYGLTECVTGCCLLPEDSDKLESVGLPYADTYFKIVDTEGNELPVGETGEIILRGTTVMKGYYKAEEETADTLRMHEDGNIWLHTGDLGYMDKEGYVYFRQRLKRMIVSGGYNIYPQNIEEVINSHRDVVMCAVVGVEDKILGEKVRAYVVPKEGVNEDMLRDELKEMLKKDIAVYALPRDIRFRESLPKTLVGKVDYLALKAEE
- a CDS encoding B12-binding domain-containing radical SAM protein, with the protein product MDNRKILLVHPEISRTKYNFAGIIDNEPLELEYICTVLKDAGYEPFIWDGQVEEQPFVKRLAEISPFAVYVCGRTRQENFMKEYCRAAKDIGCITMIGGLHAQHNNKRFYESYIDFVFRSFDIFGIVNVLENKALDTVNGLCINHGNRWVENEATPFDIKRLPRPDRSYFYAHPRYRYLELQPCAHVRTAYCCPYKCKFCYRNRLNCGTYSARDIADVVDEIASIECDNIYFIDDDFLFGEKRLEEFIRLVKERGIHKKYVCYGRADFISKHRDLMKRLKEIGFYYVLVGLEAADDKHLYRYNKKSDLYANSAAVEILNDLGINAMGMFIVDLDFKARDFRDISKWVRKHKLKHAAVSIFTPEMNSELFEEYRSRLITRDPSHWDYLHVVAKPAHMSVKRYYMHYHILIGRLFLRAWRQGIYDFIDYKFFIGSIVKNMFRFGG
- a CDS encoding CDP-alcohol phosphatidyltransferase family protein, with amino-acid sequence MGEVYKNPVKKMIPSKLETGFQQFLYKHVGPHIPKGMTPNQMTTVSALGGVFAIVMTLLTNLSSWFWLGTIAGLAVHLVADDLDGYIARSRGLSSKAGAYYDLMVDILFSTFLIISIGMTPAAHLLPMALAAPLYGIMNVTMMNYIIYFNEFQFPRLGPIEAHISYTVIAICAMIFKENEVFTVFGHGVTVVDIIAVIAMIPMYYEMIRMIIALFKRLEASQR
- a CDS encoding uracil-xanthine permease family protein — its product is MKLIYDVDAKPKTGQIIVFALQQMLAILAATIAVPVIIGNGLTPAAAMFGAGVGTLVYVAFTKKKSPVFLGSSFAFIGSMSAAFAGAATMQLGMLGIIIGAIAAGLVYVVIAALIGIVGVDWLGKLMPPVVIGPTVAIIGLSLAGNAIGDLQKSDVTDVAGAKYVSMICGLITLAVTMLCSTYGKKMLRLVPFVMGILAGYGAAVIFTVIGDAADIEALKIIDLSVFSKVMFPDGNVSAESFFKLPDLVFLEGFKGFGELTGSYLVTVLVAYVPVALVVFAEHVADHKNLSSVIGRDLLKEPGLSRTLLGDGIGSMAGAFFGGCPNTTYGESVGCVAITGNASTVTIIAAAIGCILFSFVTPFVAFVDSIPSCVMGGVCVALYGFIAVSGLKMLKEVDLDENRNLFTASVIFIAGIGGLSISFGKVTLTEIAAALILGILTNVMLSKKTDNNKDE